The Argopecten irradians isolate NY unplaced genomic scaffold, Ai_NY scaffold_0850, whole genome shotgun sequence genomic sequence TTAATGTATGTAGTAAAATTGTAAATAAgcaataatttttaatttttctccACCAGAGAACAAAATCAAAGTAGTGAAAGGCCTGAACTCGCACATTGAGTCTATCATTGAGTGTAAGTCTGAGTTATTGGTGAGATTGCAGCAGCCATTTGTCGGGGACTTCATCAAACTGGAGGCTCAGTATCACAAGTATGTAAACACTGGTCTTTCAAAGTCTAATATACAGATGAGAGTAGCACATGATGTACattgacatattgatatatatagtcCAATATATGCTGCtgaccaactttctttcactgCCGCTAAATTTCACGATTCCCGTTTTGCAGAATTTAAGtttcaatgatttaaaattgaatggaaaataACTTTCAATTTTCTTATGGAAGAATTtatgaatatattaattttgcGGAGataaattttcacaaatttatGTATCTTGATcacaaaattcacaaaaataaatctCACACAAAAGGCAGTTGGTTAAATTTACAGTGACAGTGCATGTGACACTGAATGGTTTGATCAAGTTTTAAGTTGTTTGCTCAATGCTCAAAGTTTCAGCATAAATATACCACttttacagaaatatttatcaaatgtatttctttctgtctttttttttttttttttttttgaaagcaaaatatttctatctgtgtacatgtatttaattctaactcattcacccctgaagacgcacatagactcttctaaatcaaagactagacctatacattatgaaattttaggcaTGAATGAATTAAATTGATTGCATATTTGTGATTATTGCCAGATTTGCTGCGTCCCTGTTCCCACAGATAGCCCCTTTGTTAGCAGACCTCAACACACATCTGGAGAACATCTCTTGGGCAAAATCACTCACATTCTCGGACAGGAAACTGGTAATCTAAaacttttattcaaatttaatattttgtgaaaagtAAAGATAAAAGTTAACTTAGTAAGTTGAATTTTAGCATAAAAATGCATACTTACCAGAAGTTTGCTGTacatatattcatgtatattgACCAAAATATCATATGCAGAAGTTTTAATAAAAGATTtgttttgatgtacatttaGGTAATATTTCATCAGTAGTTAATTCTCAGACAAAGATGAAACACTGTTCCTTCATTGATAACatattgatatgatgtttaAACTTTAGGAATAATCACCAGTTTTCATTCACAGGATACAATATTATCCGAGTTGAACAGTGTCCTGTCTACACTACAAGCCAATTTCCAGTACCTGTGTCAGATGAGAGGCAGCATGGGATCATTGTACCATCATGACTCGAGGATAGGGCAGCAGTAATTCAGCATGAAATACTGAACAGCAGTGATTCAGCATGACTTACTGAACAGCGGTGATTCAGCATGACTTACTGACTTAACAGCAGTGGTTCAGTATGAGTTACAGACTGAACAGCATTGATTCAGCAGAACTTACTGCACAGCAGTGATTCAGCATGACTTACTGAACAGCAGTGATTCAGTATGAGTTACAGACTGAACAGCAGTGATTCAGCAGAACTTACTGAACAGCAGTGATTCAGCATGAGTTACAGACTGAACAGCAGTGATTCAGCAGAACTGACTTACAGCATTGATTCAGCATGACTTACTGAAGAGCAGTGATTCAGTATGATTACAGACTGAACAGTAGTGATTCAGCAGAACTTACTGAACAGCAGTGATTCAGCATAACTTACTAACTGAACAGCAGTGATTCAGCATAACATGCTAACTGAACAGTAGCTCCTCACACTAGGCTAAGTCGCTTAGAAATTCTAACTGATTCATGTCTCTTTCAAACACATGTTCTTGTAAACTGCCAGGGCCAAGTTAGGTCAATTGGCCAAGATATACAGGGAGAACTGATGCTGATGGAAGTGGTGCACTTTACATGAAAATTTGAATGAAGCTCAAGCTTCTTCATGTCAAAGAAAGAATCCTGCGCTGTCAACTACTCTTAACAAATCACATTCATACCTAAGTTTACATAAGTAGCCATAtgcattttattgataaatggaTTTAGATTTTTGAGATGATGTGCTCTGGCTTAGAAATTATTAGGTTCCCACTCTTCAACTACTTTTTTATCCCTCCCTTTCACCAAAAAgagggatattaatttgggtctCTTTatccatctgtctgtctatctgtaACGCTTGGTTTCCATGCAAAAACTGCcacaaattttaaataatttttttggtAACATACTTAAATGTGCCAAGGGCTCGAATGATTTGCTCATCACTTTCATTGGACCTTATTtggtggagttatggccctttgaataaCGAAATGCAccatttttattcaataaccCTCGCAAATATTACcgaattttcttgaaacttagTAACATAGTTCATTGTCTCAGGGTATTGGCAAAATTCGATAGGGACTTTGATTGGACCCTATTTGGCAGAGTGatggccctttgattaacgaaaaCGCTATTTTCACCTGTTTTTATTCAATAACTCTCGCAAATATTAACGGATTTTCTTGAAACTTGGTTACATGGTTAAATGTCTCGGAACCTTGGCTAAGTTTGATTTGGCAGAGTTATGGGCctttaattaataaaagcaGGGAAtataaattccacgaatttgcttgtttttaaaatatttataatgtgttGATATACCtgacatgtttgtttttgtgcTCTAAAGTAATTAAACTGTTCAAATACAAAGTATATTTTGACTTTagtttttcttttcctttttgtAAGGCAAAGGTGACATAAATGTATAGCTGTGTAGACAAGGATGTGATCATTCAAAAATTTGGTTGATTGTACCCGAATTTCATGGACACCTTCATTGAAATTGTGCTTGCTTGAGATTGCTATCCAGGTCACCATCgctaaaactaaaaaaaaaatgtttttgtgagATAACTCAAGATACTTGTTTTGTTCAACTTTATGAACACATTTCTTAGGGAAAGTGCTGATTTTGGATTACCGTCTGCCAACACATTTAGATTTTTCTAGTTCCAAGTAATTTTGGAAAAGTCCATTTTAGTATTTCAAGGGTAAATGAGCTAAGTTAAAAGGTCATCGTCAGTGTTACTAAAAAGAAGAAATTGTTAATCAGTTCCTCTTGTCTGATCATATTCCACATTTGCTTGGAATTGTGTTACTGGTCTGAAGGTCAAAAGTCAAGGTCACCATTACTGGTAATAAAAATTTGTTTCCATGCGATCAAATTGATTCAACTGGGGCTAACTCTCAATATTTTTAACTGGAAATAACCATATTTctttggatttttttaaaactgcTGTTTTAGCTACacgtcatcctcgatactccaggggttaccataactgacgttatatatcttatagtaaaactgaacacagttaagaaaaaaatatccgaccaatcacaggcctgcaaagatttcctttgaagactacagagagagcgacccccaacttcaaagccacacagtcaaccacagtgtaccgttatactgCTTTTTTtatgtgcatcaaaggactaaattacctgttctgttcggttgcctccagttttactatgagatagtccaggggtgtagagatcgtatgtgataaGAACCCCTGCTGTATCAAGGATGGTTACACATCTACTTTCTTATTATCAAAAAGGTATTTAAAGATATTAAGATATGAAAAAGTCTGCACAAAAGTCTTCTTTCCAGGTTATGATTTTGTGGTATATCGGGTTATTTTtagcaaaaatatttattaaaaaagcAAGACATGAATTCCGCAAGGCTTAATTCTTGCTCCCCTTCTTTTAATCATCTTTatcattattgaaaaaaaaactttgatcatccccctgtaatatataaaaacagtgaaagtaacccatGGAGCATCGAGGAGGTTGGATCAGCGGCACACCTTTTCACTGATGATATATCTCTTGAAACATTCTCTATTCCATACAGATATTGGTAGAGGATCGTATGCACAAGTGACGAAGGTATgattaattatcatatatattgtattcaGTATTCATTCCATCATcatcgatactcaaggggtttctatcactgacgttatatccacccctggaacaTGTCATTATCCCTCATAGCAAAATTGAAGGCAACAGAACACACATGTAATGTCGTCttctgatgtacatcaaaagaatagAATGAAGGTACACTGTGTTAAagtgtgttgctttgaagttgggtgtcgtcgtctctgtaatcttcaaagaaaatctctgcaggcctgtgattggtcagttgttttctcctgaactgcctccagttttactttgagataATCCATTGATAGTAACCACTAGATTATCGAGGTTGCCATTCCATATATATTTGACACAATCACTTTACCTTCGATCCGTTTGTAAACTCTGGAAAACACGAGAAACTCTGAGGTTCATAAAAGCGAAACTGATGTAAATATACAACACGTAGAGCGGGGTCAAAATACGACTAgaatttttgtcaaaatttcaaaCGTCAAAGCTgttcataaaaacaaaactacaaCGATTCCTCTATATCTTAATATAGGATTTCAATGAATAATTTCGAATTCATTAGATGATACATGGGACAGTGGAATAACACCAAATAtgtctatataaatgt encodes the following:
- the LOC138313700 gene encoding LOW QUALITY PROTEIN: uncharacterized protein (The sequence of the model RefSeq protein was modified relative to this genomic sequence to represent the inferred CDS: deleted 1 base in 1 codon) — protein: FDDDKNLQDEVKEKMPSCRLIKLLRETTAARKDLNKAQLEIQQRMQDKETQDITHFNSLENKIKVVKGLNSHIESIIECKSELLVRLQQPFVGDFIKLEAQYHKFAASLFPQIAPLLADLNTHLENISWAKSLTFSDRKLDTILSELNSVLSTLQANFQYLCQMRGSMGSLYHHDSRIGQQ